A single genomic interval of Hoplias malabaricus isolate fHopMal1 chromosome 7, fHopMal1.hap1, whole genome shotgun sequence harbors:
- the erh gene encoding enhancer of rudimentary homolog, whose amino-acid sequence MSHTILLVQPTKRPEGRTYADYESVNECMEGVCKMYEEHLKRMNPNSPSITYDISQLFDFVDDLADLSCLVYRADTQTYQPYNKDWIKEKIYVLLRRQAQQAGK is encoded by the exons TCTCACACAATTCTGCTAGTCCAGCCCACAAAGAGGCCAGAGGGACGAACTTATGCTGACTATGAGTCTGTCAATGAATGCATGGAGG GGGTGTGTAAAATGTATGAGGAGCATCTGAAAAGAATGAATCCCAACAGTCCTTCCATCACCTATGATATCAGCCAACTGTTTGATTTCGTTGATGACCTGGCTGACCTCAGCTGTCTGGT CTACCGTGCggacacacagacatatcagCCCTACAACAAAGACTGGATCAAAGAAAAAATCTATGTTCTTCTAAGACGCCAGGCCCAGCAGGCAGGGAAATAG